A single region of the Xenopus laevis strain J_2021 chromosome 4L, Xenopus_laevis_v10.1, whole genome shotgun sequence genome encodes:
- the LOC121403117 gene encoding uncharacterized protein LOC121403117 isoform X3 has protein sequence MGRDLTSPTMGVRQLPPFSVLFFTYLVYFLLFKTYLTSDWSIFNPRLLIGRFKKRGVASREKPRKPAIKGQAGERSSFFIGSRRERIVWKMAEENPDGRLHDILRWIQAEAGHEEIQTLLQQCQLASSSATAVTSLPTAEPPGSPSEEAASSSGADVAIQRTPASRGPGKKRIVAVKRNTRGKQAAKKRTQVTSAVSAKKRIVADPPQTGVWPSASPPSSRVSSAAVASGGPLQQKSCNALGPFPSTGSGGGPAAGSSHVGHQVGRGPQSRPEPGPSSCNTIGHPVRPPASMGHALPSSAIHSAPQPAGLNPQEESQPIQVIGF, from the exons ATGGGGAGAGACTTAACCTCCCCTACCATGGGAGTGCGGCAGCTTCCCCCcttttctgtattgttttttaCTTACCTCGTGTATTTTCTTCTGTTTAAAACTTACCTCACTTCCGATTGGTCAATTTTCAATCCCAGGCTTCTGATTGGTCGATTCAAAAAAAGGGGCGTGGCTTCGCGGGAAAAGCCGCGAAAGCCGGCTATAAAAGGACAAGCCGGCGAACGCTCTTCATTCTTCATCGGCAGCCGACGCGAGAGGATCGTTTGGAAAATGGCTGAAGAGAATCCCGACGGCAGACTTCACGACATCCTTCGTTGGATCCAGGCGGAGGCGGGACATGAAGAAATCCAGACGCTCCTTCAGCAGTGCCAGCTTGCATCATCGTCGGCGACagcggtgacatcacttccgactGCAGAGCCTCCAGGATCGCCGTCAGAGGAAGCTGCGTCATCTTCAGGAGCTGACGTCGCCATCCAGCGCACCCCAGCTTCGCGCGGACCAGGAAAGAAGCGGATCGTCGCCGTCAAGAGGAACACCAGAGGGAAACAAGCGGCGAAGAAAAGAACCCAGGTGACGTCAGCGGTCTCCGCCAAGAAGAGGATCGTCGCTGACCCGCCACAAACAGGAGTTTGGCCGTCGGCTTCCCCCCCTTCATCGCGAGTGAGTTCCGCCGCTGTTGCAAGTGGTGGGCCGCTCCAGCAAAAGAGCTGTAACGCTTTAGGGCCCTTTCCTTCCACAGGGTCCGGGGGAGGTCCGGCAGCTGGCAGCTCCCATGTGGGGCACCAGGTCGGCAGGGGACCCCAAAGCCGCCCAGAACCGGGGCCCTCCAGCTGTAACACTATAGGGCACCCGGTTCGGCCACCTGCCAGCATGGGTCATGCATTGCCATCATCTGCCATTCACAGCGCACCCCAGCCTGCTGGTTTAAACCCTCAGGAGGAGAGTCAACCCATCCAAGTGATTG GCTTCTGA
- the LOC121403117 gene encoding uncharacterized protein LOC121403117 isoform X1 — protein MGRDLTSPTMGVRQLPPFSVLFFTYLVYFLLFKTYLTSDWSIFNPRLLIGRFKKRGVASREKPRKPAIKGQAGERSSFFIGSRRERIVWKMAEENPDGRLHDILRWIQAEAGHEEIQTLLQQCQLASSSATAVTSLPTAEPPGSPSEEAASSSGADVAIQRTPASRGPGKKRIVAVKRNTRGKQAAKKRTQVTSAVSAKKRIVADPPQTGVWPSASPPSSRVSSAAVASGGPLQQKSCNALGPFPSTGSGGGPAAGSSHVGHQVGRGPQSRPEPGPSSCNTIGHPVRPPASMGHALPSSAIHSAPQPAGLNPQEESQPIQVIVSPPLVWIIGHSFVHRARARAEQRTYTTNLGIKDVRIVWMGIRGLKWPDLLPIILQMKSRWGFPAIILIHLAGNDIGKGRNIDLIRNIKRDLAQIRFIFPNTVIMWSEVVPRLVWLQDAGFHPLERCRKKLNFAISKFSKTVNILVYRHYELEQGFEGLYRADRVHLSDIGFDILNMGFQSAIERALHVWGMAKANLMV, from the exons ATGGGGAGAGACTTAACCTCCCCTACCATGGGAGTGCGGCAGCTTCCCCCcttttctgtattgttttttaCTTACCTCGTGTATTTTCTTCTGTTTAAAACTTACCTCACTTCCGATTGGTCAATTTTCAATCCCAGGCTTCTGATTGGTCGATTCAAAAAAAGGGGCGTGGCTTCGCGGGAAAAGCCGCGAAAGCCGGCTATAAAAGGACAAGCCGGCGAACGCTCTTCATTCTTCATCGGCAGCCGACGCGAGAGGATCGTTTGGAAAATGGCTGAAGAGAATCCCGACGGCAGACTTCACGACATCCTTCGTTGGATCCAGGCGGAGGCGGGACATGAAGAAATCCAGACGCTCCTTCAGCAGTGCCAGCTTGCATCATCGTCGGCGACagcggtgacatcacttccgactGCAGAGCCTCCAGGATCGCCGTCAGAGGAAGCTGCGTCATCTTCAGGAGCTGACGTCGCCATCCAGCGCACCCCAGCTTCGCGCGGACCAGGAAAGAAGCGGATCGTCGCCGTCAAGAGGAACACCAGAGGGAAACAAGCGGCGAAGAAAAGAACCCAGGTGACGTCAGCGGTCTCCGCCAAGAAGAGGATCGTCGCTGACCCGCCACAAACAGGAGTTTGGCCGTCGGCTTCCCCCCCTTCATCGCGAGTGAGTTCCGCCGCTGTTGCAAGTGGTGGGCCGCTCCAGCAAAAGAGCTGTAACGCTTTAGGGCCCTTTCCTTCCACAGGGTCCGGGGGAGGTCCGGCAGCTGGCAGCTCCCATGTGGGGCACCAGGTCGGCAGGGGACCCCAAAGCCGCCCAGAACCGGGGCCCTCCAGCTGTAACACTATAGGGCACCCGGTTCGGCCACCTGCCAGCATGGGTCATGCATTGCCATCATCTGCCATTCACAGCGCACCCCAGCCTGCTGGTTTAAACCCTCAGGAGGAGAGTCAACCCATCCAAGTGATTG TTTCTCCTCCTTTGGTCTGGATTATTGGACACTCTTTCGTCCACAGAGCAAGAGCTAGAGCAGAACAGCGAACCTACACAACTAATTTAGGCATTAAAGATGTTAGAATTGTTTGGATGGGCATTCGAGGCCTTAAATGGCCAGATTTATTGCCAATAATTTTGCAGATGAAATCTCGTTGGGGTTTCCCAGCAATTATTCTGATCCATCTAGCTGGAAATGACATTGGAAAGGGTAGAAACATTGATTTAATTCGTAATATAAAAAGAGACCTTGCtcagatcagatttatttttcccaATACTGTGATAATGTGGTCGGAAGTTGTGCCCAGATTAGTCTGGCTTCAAGATGCAGGTTTTCACCCCCTTGAGAGATGCcgtaaaaaacttaattttgctATCTCAAAATTTTCCAAGACAGTTAATATTTTGGTTTATAGGCACTACGAGTTGGAACAAGGTTTTGAAGGCCTGTATCGCGCGGACAGGGTACATTTGTCAGATATCGGTTTTGACATTCTGAACATGGGATTccaaagtgcaatagagagagCTTTACATGTGTGGGGAATGGCCAAGGCCAATTTAATGGTTTAA
- the LOC121403117 gene encoding uncharacterized protein LOC121403117 isoform X2 codes for MGRDLTSPTMGVRQLPPFSVLFFTYLVYFLLFKTYLTSDWSIFNPRLLIGRFKKRGVASREKPRKPAIKGQAGERSSFFIGSRRERIVWKMAEENPDGRLHDILRWIQAEAGHEEIQTLLQQCQLASSSATAVTSLPTAEPPGSPSEEAASSSGADVAIQRTPASRGPGKKRIVAVKRNTRGKQAAKKRTQVTSAVSAKKRIVADPPQTGVWPSASPPSSRVSSAAVASGGPLQQKSCNALGPFPSTGSGGGPAAGSSHVGHQVGRGPQSRPEPGPSSCNTIGHPVRPPASMGHALPSSAIHSAPQPAGLNPQEESQPIQVIVQRALGNRQLFGQRRNTMPPTSVEFSIARISKWLSMSLADKTWHAYIASWNEWMKFKTSFPKIIIKGTVTSYCRLYWSKLRLSTLFQL; via the exons ATGGGGAGAGACTTAACCTCCCCTACCATGGGAGTGCGGCAGCTTCCCCCcttttctgtattgttttttaCTTACCTCGTGTATTTTCTTCTGTTTAAAACTTACCTCACTTCCGATTGGTCAATTTTCAATCCCAGGCTTCTGATTGGTCGATTCAAAAAAAGGGGCGTGGCTTCGCGGGAAAAGCCGCGAAAGCCGGCTATAAAAGGACAAGCCGGCGAACGCTCTTCATTCTTCATCGGCAGCCGACGCGAGAGGATCGTTTGGAAAATGGCTGAAGAGAATCCCGACGGCAGACTTCACGACATCCTTCGTTGGATCCAGGCGGAGGCGGGACATGAAGAAATCCAGACGCTCCTTCAGCAGTGCCAGCTTGCATCATCGTCGGCGACagcggtgacatcacttccgactGCAGAGCCTCCAGGATCGCCGTCAGAGGAAGCTGCGTCATCTTCAGGAGCTGACGTCGCCATCCAGCGCACCCCAGCTTCGCGCGGACCAGGAAAGAAGCGGATCGTCGCCGTCAAGAGGAACACCAGAGGGAAACAAGCGGCGAAGAAAAGAACCCAGGTGACGTCAGCGGTCTCCGCCAAGAAGAGGATCGTCGCTGACCCGCCACAAACAGGAGTTTGGCCGTCGGCTTCCCCCCCTTCATCGCGAGTGAGTTCCGCCGCTGTTGCAAGTGGTGGGCCGCTCCAGCAAAAGAGCTGTAACGCTTTAGGGCCCTTTCCTTCCACAGGGTCCGGGGGAGGTCCGGCAGCTGGCAGCTCCCATGTGGGGCACCAGGTCGGCAGGGGACCCCAAAGCCGCCCAGAACCGGGGCCCTCCAGCTGTAACACTATAGGGCACCCGGTTCGGCCACCTGCCAGCATGGGTCATGCATTGCCATCATCTGCCATTCACAGCGCACCCCAGCCTGCTGGTTTAAACCCTCAGGAGGAGAGTCAACCCATCCAAGTGATTG TTCAACGAGCTCTGGGAAATCGCCAATTATTTGGACAAAGAAGGAACACCATGCCCCCAACATCTGTGGAATTTAGTATTGCCAGAATTTCAAAATGGTTAAGTATGTCATTGGCAGACAAAACCTGGCATGCTTACATCGCAAGCTGGAATGAGTGGATGAAGTTCAAAACAAGTTTCCCAAAGATCATTATCAAGGGGACAGTGACGTCTTATTGTCGTTTGTACTGGAGCAAGTTGAGGCTCAGTACTCTCTTTCAGCTATAA